The proteins below come from a single Polynucleobacter sp. MWH-UH23A genomic window:
- a CDS encoding cation diffusion facilitator family transporter codes for MSSDQIFAVTETTFLVPAMDCPSEEQMIRMALSSLVIYSMSFDIPNRKVVICHSEDPNQVLEKLLPLNFGASIQSNRSIDSVPTQVQDKEKMARERSVLIWLLVLNGAMFFVEIITGWLAQSAGLIADALDMFADAAVYGVALYAVGNVAHNKLKAAKLAGVVELFLAVGTIWRASYQIYTGAQPEANMMIWISVLALAVNVICLFLISKRKNDGVHMRASYIFSANDVLANIGVIVAGILVAWFNSPIPDWFIGLAIGFLVLSGAIRILRLK; via the coding sequence ATGAGTTCTGATCAGATCTTTGCCGTTACCGAAACTACTTTTTTAGTACCGGCGATGGATTGCCCATCTGAGGAGCAAATGATTCGTATGGCATTAAGCTCATTGGTAATCTACTCAATGAGTTTTGACATTCCTAATCGCAAAGTAGTTATTTGCCATTCAGAAGATCCTAATCAAGTTTTAGAAAAGCTTTTGCCTTTAAATTTTGGCGCAAGTATTCAGAGCAATAGATCCATTGATTCGGTGCCTACTCAAGTTCAAGATAAAGAAAAGATGGCTAGAGAGCGCTCAGTTTTAATTTGGCTATTGGTACTTAATGGTGCTATGTTCTTTGTAGAGATCATTACTGGTTGGCTGGCGCAATCTGCTGGATTAATTGCTGATGCTCTTGATATGTTTGCTGATGCAGCAGTCTATGGCGTTGCTTTATATGCTGTTGGAAATGTCGCCCATAATAAATTAAAAGCCGCGAAATTAGCAGGCGTTGTTGAGTTATTTTTAGCTGTAGGTACTATTTGGCGAGCCAGCTATCAAATTTATACTGGGGCGCAGCCCGAAGCCAATATGATGATTTGGATTTCTGTGTTGGCGTTAGCAGTAAATGTGATCTGCTTGTTCTTAATCTCTAAACGCAAGAACGACGGGGTTCATATGCGGGCAAGTTATATCTTTTCTGCAAACGATGTGCTTGCTAATATCGGCGTTATTGTTGCCGGCATATTGGTAGCTTGGTTTAACAGCCCAATTCCTGATTGGTTTATTGGCCTAGCAATTGGATTCTTAGTGTTGAGTGGGGCAATTCGGATATTGAGATTGAAGTAG
- a CDS encoding HAMP domain-containing sensor histidine kinase codes for MNTFVLVLVIPAMLTIVSASTLYFSFKGRVDTSGRYFLLSEFLWLLALLIVIVLNVLPNLISHPSFFVLSVVTLLSEIAILLSIKALTKKIQIREFIYWIIFVTAYCGFIEYFRGAFGPRFPLLFFSSFSICVTSITYIACKRTNSNGLESNLFIKWILYAELGLTVVHVLRFSSFFTGAPMTPFNPVPLAIIFFSIWFSINLVRYFSYLALRVSWVDPRTSNDNPLNQNLVKLTNEKEQFLQGLISSNRALGISALANSLAHQLSQPITGILLQTESVKRDLIDQGDQEKSVQILNTVTEQLGKVSGLVTNLRKLFGAKEPEFKRFNIQGACNEVLEIIKPTLQSKNITLKVSYTGSPIIVGNPIQIQQVLINIFNNAIDAIENAKTQRQEIDLSIFQTESSAVIAIKDTGSGISDNIASNMFELYQSTKPEGLGIGLWLCKTIIDKHHGSITALNLPTGGAIFEIHLPLAEELQEDN; via the coding sequence ATGAATACTTTTGTTTTAGTCTTGGTTATTCCTGCCATGCTCACGATCGTGTCAGCAAGCACGCTGTATTTCTCATTTAAAGGCAGAGTAGATACATCAGGGCGCTATTTCTTGCTATCAGAATTTCTTTGGCTGCTGGCATTGTTAATCGTTATTGTGCTCAATGTTCTACCCAACCTTATAAGTCATCCATCTTTCTTCGTTCTGTCGGTCGTCACCCTCCTCTCCGAGATAGCGATATTACTGAGCATCAAAGCCCTAACTAAAAAGATTCAGATTCGGGAATTTATTTATTGGATTATTTTTGTAACCGCTTATTGTGGGTTTATTGAATATTTTCGTGGAGCTTTCGGACCTCGATTCCCATTGCTCTTTTTCTCATCTTTTTCAATCTGCGTTACCTCAATTACCTACATCGCCTGCAAACGAACCAATAGCAATGGGCTTGAATCCAATCTTTTTATCAAGTGGATCCTCTATGCAGAATTAGGCCTAACCGTTGTTCATGTATTGCGCTTTTCCAGTTTTTTCACGGGCGCTCCGATGACGCCATTTAATCCCGTGCCATTGGCAATAATATTTTTCTCCATTTGGTTCTCCATTAACCTAGTTCGATACTTTTCCTATCTTGCTTTAAGAGTCAGTTGGGTAGATCCTAGAACTAGCAATGACAACCCTTTAAATCAGAATTTAGTCAAATTGACCAATGAAAAAGAGCAGTTCTTGCAAGGCTTAATATCCTCAAATAGAGCTCTAGGAATCAGCGCCCTAGCAAATTCATTGGCGCACCAATTAAGTCAACCCATCACCGGGATCCTCTTGCAAACTGAATCTGTAAAACGTGATCTGATCGATCAAGGTGATCAAGAAAAGTCAGTCCAAATTCTGAACACCGTAACGGAGCAACTTGGTAAGGTATCTGGCCTAGTTACCAATCTACGAAAGCTATTTGGCGCTAAAGAACCTGAATTTAAAAGATTTAACATTCAGGGCGCCTGCAATGAGGTGTTGGAGATAATCAAACCAACACTTCAATCAAAAAACATTACTCTTAAGGTTTCTTATACAGGCAGCCCAATCATTGTTGGCAACCCAATTCAAATACAACAAGTGCTTATTAATATTTTTAATAACGCAATAGATGCTATTGAAAATGCCAAAACGCAGCGCCAAGAAATTGATTTGAGCATTTTTCAAACTGAATCCTCTGCAGTCATTGCCATAAAAGATACTGGCAGCGGCATATCTGACAATATTGCCTCAAACATGTTCGAGCTTTATCAGAGCACAAAACCAGAAGGTCTTGGTATTGGATTGTGGCTTTGTAAAACGATTATCGATAAACATCATGGCAGTATTACCGCCTTAAATCTTCCAACAGGCGGGGCAATATTCGAAATCCATCTTCCGTTAGCAGAAGAATTGCAGGAGGATAATTAA
- a CDS encoding Rap1a/Tai family immunity protein, with the protein MKYRLYILASSLYVMATAQAVAQEKIRVPSTQEVISTCKTPSSPESRSFCIGYVTAVYDSYMVSRKPKKVESLICMNQPASTRDEVIADLTKWSDKHPEYAMEPAAGNILRFFSERFPCKKSVKR; encoded by the coding sequence ATGAAATATCGTTTATATATTTTGGCATCTAGCCTTTACGTGATGGCAACTGCGCAAGCAGTAGCGCAGGAAAAAATACGGGTACCAAGCACTCAAGAAGTTATAAGTACTTGTAAAACGCCCTCAAGCCCTGAATCGAGAAGTTTTTGTATCGGGTATGTGACTGCGGTCTACGACTCATACATGGTTTCACGCAAGCCAAAAAAGGTTGAATCCCTTATCTGCATGAATCAGCCTGCCTCTACTAGAGATGAGGTTATTGCAGACCTTACCAAATGGTCAGACAAGCATCCGGAATACGCAATGGAACCAGCTGCAGGCAATATTTTGCGCTTCTTTTCTGAACGTTTCCCTTGCAAGAAAAGCGTAAAAAGATAG
- a CDS encoding response regulator, whose translation MMNAKVIIVDDEPIVRAGLENWLSRNYKIIAFDSAQSFLEAYKQFEFEDGVPTCILLDFQMPGMNGVELQKNLKSMNAQFPIVFMSGNAQQSDIIDAWRGGAVDFILKPFTPDQVRDVLEKQFNTLSQSISKQTFSDTREHIHIPITKREAEVLLLLGSGQQQSEVAQVLGISQRTVKMYRANLRDKLELNTLGELIKYCQQYESAITKLAKDIN comes from the coding sequence ATGATGAACGCCAAGGTAATTATTGTTGATGATGAACCCATTGTTCGCGCTGGACTGGAGAATTGGTTGTCACGTAACTACAAAATTATCGCTTTTGATTCTGCGCAATCATTCTTGGAGGCCTACAAGCAATTCGAATTTGAGGATGGCGTACCAACCTGCATTCTGCTTGATTTTCAGATGCCTGGAATGAATGGTGTTGAGCTACAGAAAAATCTCAAATCAATGAATGCTCAATTTCCCATTGTTTTTATGAGTGGTAATGCCCAGCAATCTGACATTATTGATGCATGGCGAGGCGGTGCTGTTGACTTTATCCTTAAGCCCTTCACTCCAGATCAAGTGAGGGATGTACTAGAAAAACAATTTAACACTCTTTCTCAATCAATCTCAAAGCAAACATTTTCAGATACCAGGGAGCATATCCATATTCCCATTACTAAACGTGAGGCTGAAGTTCTGCTGCTTCTTGGAAGCGGTCAGCAACAGTCTGAGGTGGCACAAGTATTGGGCATTTCACAGAGAACGGTAAAGATGTATCGAGCAAATTTGAGAGATAAACTAGAACTTAATACTCTTGGAGAACTAATCAAGTATTGTCAGCAATATGAAAGTGCAATCACCAAGTTAGCCAAGGATATAAATTAA
- a CDS encoding 4-oxalocrotonate tautomerase, producing MPILNVKVSGQKNIATTKAIHELLLDLTHRILGKKKEVTAISIDYADPECWMVGGKLLSEQGKNSFYFDIKITDETNTKDEKAQYIKEAFEGFERILGNLHEESYIYVQDVRAASYGYGGKTQEYRYHH from the coding sequence ATGCCAATCTTGAACGTCAAAGTCAGCGGACAAAAGAATATTGCCACTACCAAGGCTATTCATGAACTATTGCTAGACCTCACCCATCGTATTCTGGGTAAGAAAAAGGAAGTAACTGCTATATCGATTGATTATGCTGATCCAGAGTGCTGGATGGTAGGCGGCAAGCTATTAAGCGAACAAGGCAAGAATAGCTTTTACTTTGACATCAAGATTACCGATGAAACCAACACCAAAGATGAAAAAGCTCAGTACATTAAAGAAGCATTTGAGGGTTTTGAGCGCATCTTAGGCAACCTTCATGAGGAAAGCTATATCTACGTTCAAGATGTTAGGGCTGCTAGCTATGGCTATGGCGGAAAGACTCAGGAGTATCGCTATCACCACTAA
- a CDS encoding SemiSWEET transporter, with protein sequence MLDSAQIIEYIGFLAAAITGVALIPQAHQIWKSQNFHCISIFVYSLFTAGAATWLLYGILIHKWPLILSNSLSLLLAGSILTLKIRSESNR encoded by the coding sequence ATGCTAGATTCAGCGCAGATCATTGAATATATAGGCTTTCTCGCGGCAGCGATTACCGGTGTCGCCCTCATTCCGCAAGCCCACCAGATTTGGAAAAGCCAAAACTTTCATTGCATTTCAATCTTTGTGTACTCACTCTTTACAGCCGGCGCTGCAACATGGCTTTTATACGGGATATTGATTCATAAATGGCCGCTCATCTTATCCAACTCCTTGAGTCTACTTTTAGCTGGTAGCATCTTGACGTTAAAAATTCGATCCGAATCCAATCGTTAG
- a CDS encoding universal stress protein encodes MYKKILVAVDGSDTSKLALKEAMNLAGDCGSILRIVYVVDIYNMYAEAEYMNYKEVQKSLEREGEMVLERAKRSLKQSGISFSQHLIKTSSRKPRVAETIVADADKWKADLIVVGTHGRRGFSRFLLGSVAESIARVATKPVLLIRGKGN; translated from the coding sequence ATGTATAAAAAAATTCTAGTAGCAGTTGATGGTAGTGACACCAGTAAATTAGCTCTTAAAGAGGCAATGAATCTGGCTGGAGATTGTGGATCAATATTGCGGATTGTTTATGTAGTTGATATCTACAACATGTATGCAGAAGCTGAGTATATGAATTACAAGGAAGTACAAAAATCCCTAGAGCGCGAAGGAGAAATGGTTTTGGAGAGAGCAAAGCGTAGCTTGAAGCAGTCGGGTATTTCATTTAGCCAGCATCTGATAAAGACCAGCTCGAGGAAGCCAAGAGTTGCCGAGACAATTGTGGCTGATGCAGATAAATGGAAGGCCGACCTGATAGTCGTTGGTACGCACGGTAGGCGTGGATTTAGTCGCTTTTTACTGGGAAGTGTTGCTGAGTCTATTGCGAGAGTGGCTACTAAGCCAGTGTTATTAATTCGCGGCAAGGGCAATTAG
- the trxC gene encoding thioredoxin TrxC produces MIVSCPHCSKGNRFPIEKIASAPTCGACKKDLLALPISPDELAFEELMKDSSLPVIVDFWAPWCGPCKMFAPTFEASAAARSNKIAHVKIDTEKYPAIGAKFNIRSIPTLALFKNGKEINRVSGALQSTQLNQFIDQAMG; encoded by the coding sequence ATGATTGTTTCATGCCCACACTGCAGCAAAGGAAATCGTTTCCCAATTGAAAAAATTGCTAGCGCACCTACATGTGGTGCGTGCAAAAAAGATCTTCTAGCTCTTCCAATCTCCCCCGATGAACTAGCCTTTGAGGAGCTAATGAAGGACTCTAGCCTGCCTGTCATTGTTGATTTTTGGGCTCCTTGGTGTGGCCCCTGCAAGATGTTTGCGCCCACATTTGAAGCAAGCGCCGCCGCACGCTCCAATAAGATAGCTCACGTAAAAATTGATACTGAAAAATACCCTGCAATAGGTGCGAAATTTAACATTCGCTCCATTCCCACTCTTGCGCTATTTAAGAATGGTAAAGAGATCAATAGAGTTAGCGGCGCCCTTCAATCTACTCAATTGAATCAATTTATCGACCAAGCGATGGGATAG
- a CDS encoding MarR family transcriptional regulator, with protein sequence MFEQCLYFNTTSLARQLEREWTNAFKPFGLTPSQAFMLRVVLDKAPLLQSELALEMNISRPTATRGLDGLEKLGLIKRLTSEKDGREQEIHPTKRAVDMKDAINAASGAITKRLKKVLGTNHFEDVVGQLRVISSALK encoded by the coding sequence ATGTTTGAACAATGCCTCTATTTCAATACCACCAGCCTAGCTCGCCAGCTAGAGCGTGAATGGACTAACGCATTTAAGCCTTTTGGCCTCACCCCATCACAAGCCTTCATGCTCAGAGTAGTTTTAGATAAAGCTCCACTATTACAAAGTGAGCTGGCGTTAGAGATGAATATCAGTCGCCCTACTGCTACTAGAGGATTGGATGGGTTAGAGAAATTGGGACTAATTAAGCGCCTTACTTCTGAGAAAGATGGTCGCGAACAGGAGATCCATCCCACTAAGAGGGCTGTTGATATGAAGGATGCCATTAACGCAGCCAGCGGCGCCATAACCAAGCGTCTGAAAAAAGTACTTGGCACCAACCACTTTGAGGATGTTGTCGGACAACTTCGAGTTATTAGCTCTGCCCTGAAGTAG
- a CDS encoding YceI family protein, giving the protein MTKTNQLFVLDPGHTFAYFEYCHFGFSRQISRFDKLSGVIKLNLKSQNGSVNIEIDTRSVNTGSELFNSHIQGIEFLNTSEYPKATFVSDKVEFEGSKVTAVHGVLTIKDICEHVTLEVIHFEYGKHPITGKEHFGANAVAVIQRSDFNMGKYSPQISDEVVIKVAIEASKGE; this is encoded by the coding sequence ATGACAAAAACTAATCAACTATTTGTATTAGATCCTGGCCACACCTTTGCTTATTTCGAGTATTGCCATTTTGGCTTCTCAAGGCAAATTAGCCGATTTGACAAGCTTAGCGGGGTTATCAAGCTCAATTTGAAATCACAAAACGGGTCTGTGAATATTGAGATTGACACAAGATCCGTCAATACTGGCTCTGAATTATTCAACTCCCATATTCAGGGCATTGAGTTTCTCAATACCTCAGAGTATCCGAAGGCCACATTTGTCTCGGATAAAGTTGAATTCGAGGGCTCAAAGGTCACGGCAGTTCATGGTGTCTTAACAATAAAAGATATCTGCGAACACGTCACACTGGAAGTAATCCATTTTGAATACGGAAAGCACCCAATTACTGGAAAAGAGCACTTTGGCGCAAATGCCGTAGCGGTAATCCAAAGATCAGACTTCAACATGGGTAAATATTCGCCACAGATTAGCGATGAAGTTGTCATCAAAGTAGCAATTGAGGCGTCCAAAGGCGAATAA
- a CDS encoding GFA family protein, translating to MMHVDGACHCEKIKFEAEIDPAKVVICHCTDCQAMAGAPFRVVVPALKEHFRLLQGQPKTYLKISDSGNRRIQAFCPDCSSPIYATSEFDQEIFGLRVGTLKQRAQLTPTKQIWHRSAMPWLHELKDLPKIEKQS from the coding sequence ATGATGCATGTTGATGGGGCTTGTCACTGTGAAAAAATTAAGTTTGAGGCAGAAATTGATCCAGCCAAAGTCGTTATCTGTCATTGTACGGATTGCCAAGCAATGGCCGGCGCACCATTTAGGGTTGTAGTTCCAGCTCTTAAAGAGCATTTCAGATTACTACAAGGCCAGCCTAAAACTTACTTGAAAATATCTGATAGCGGTAATCGTCGCATTCAAGCATTTTGCCCTGATTGCAGCTCTCCTATTTACGCCACTAGCGAGTTTGACCAAGAAATATTTGGTCTTCGTGTTGGTACTCTTAAGCAAAGAGCGCAACTTACCCCGACAAAACAGATCTGGCACCGCTCTGCTATGCCATGGTTACACGAGCTTAAAGATCTACCTAAAATCGAAAAACAATCTTAA
- a CDS encoding autotransporter outer membrane beta-barrel domain-containing protein — protein sequence MKVLNIKKIAFASALVASSLFSVNANAQTNLINGFTIIYTGSNTGLDVNSGTSGSLPPTNEISFKTNIFSIASGHDYSLSFTLSSAISTAPPAGQNILLKIGGGTTLTILSGASTSSLTSGNHVYSLSASTLASYTGNRYIQIGFSNDSAPFMLTNLSFVDGSTPTPTPTPSVSTADTQASLQNTAGALHGIYTLQNSVLANSFTYDCAVFDKNGVCVSAGGRNTAVSAANGLNNTSGLLIGGYRINGNYRVGAYVDQNLSVNNAGSTVNLGNNTPLIGLFGAWNERQDGAGTEVKVSVAYGQKNTTITRAVVGTSEAGSGGSQLNSQGAQAVAKYGFGVAKDVIVSPYAGIRYTQNNMGGYTEAATGTVTAPLTYSALNTNATTVLAGVGASYKFVPQAAVFASAGVESDTNTSNGALSATGVSNLTPVNFNSNPVKTRATATVGAYYDVEKNQRIGVTGIYRQEPYQAVSTATVMATYTVGL from the coding sequence ATGAAAGTATTGAACATTAAAAAAATTGCATTTGCTTCGGCTTTAGTTGCGAGCAGTTTATTTTCCGTTAATGCTAATGCTCAAACAAACCTAATCAATGGCTTCACCATTATTTATACTGGATCCAATACTGGGCTAGATGTTAATTCAGGTACAAGTGGATCATTGCCACCAACCAATGAAATTAGCTTTAAAACAAATATTTTTTCTATTGCCTCAGGGCATGATTACTCTCTGAGCTTTACTTTAAGCAGTGCGATATCTACAGCCCCTCCAGCTGGTCAAAATATTTTGCTAAAGATAGGTGGGGGTACTACTTTAACGATTTTGAGTGGTGCTTCTACAAGTAGCCTTACATCAGGAAATCATGTGTACAGTCTGAGCGCATCGACATTGGCAAGTTATACTGGAAATCGATATATACAGATCGGTTTTAGCAATGATAGCGCCCCATTCATGCTGACTAATCTCTCGTTTGTGGATGGCAGCACTCCTACCCCAACACCAACCCCATCTGTGTCCACGGCCGATACTCAAGCATCCCTTCAAAACACTGCTGGCGCATTGCATGGTATTTACACCCTCCAAAATTCTGTATTAGCCAATAGCTTTACCTATGACTGCGCTGTATTTGATAAGAATGGTGTTTGCGTTTCTGCTGGTGGTCGTAATACGGCGGTATCAGCTGCTAATGGTTTAAATAACACCAGCGGTCTATTGATTGGTGGTTACCGAATTAATGGCAACTATCGTGTTGGCGCTTATGTTGACCAGAACTTATCTGTAAACAATGCGGGTTCAACGGTTAACCTTGGCAACAACACGCCTTTGATTGGTTTGTTTGGTGCTTGGAACGAGCGTCAAGACGGCGCAGGCACTGAAGTCAAAGTATCTGTCGCTTATGGTCAAAAGAACACCACGATTACTCGTGCTGTAGTAGGCACCAGTGAAGCTGGCTCGGGCGGTTCACAGTTAAACAGTCAAGGTGCACAAGCAGTAGCTAAGTATGGTTTTGGTGTAGCCAAAGATGTGATCGTGTCACCATATGCTGGTATTCGTTACACCCAAAACAATATGGGTGGCTATACAGAAGCTGCAACCGGTACTGTAACTGCACCATTAACTTATTCTGCTCTTAATACCAACGCTACTACAGTATTAGCTGGCGTTGGTGCTTCCTACAAGTTTGTGCCACAAGCTGCTGTATTTGCTAGCGCTGGCGTAGAGAGTGATACGAATACAAGTAATGGGGCATTAAGTGCTACTGGTGTTTCTAACTTAACCCCAGTGAACTTCAATAGCAATCCAGTGAAAACCAGAGCGACTGCTACTGTTGGAGCTTACTATGATGTTGAGAAAAATCAACGTATTGGTGTAACTGGAATCTACCGCCAAGAGCCATATCAAGCTGTTTCAACAGCGACTGTAATGGCGACATACACAGTTGGTTTGTAA
- a CDS encoding organic hydroperoxide resistance protein, which yields MLTKLDKVVYTAHAHTTGGRDGHSRTDDGHVDVVLTPPKEMGGSGTGTNPEQLFAVGYSACFLGAMRFVAGPMEVNVPSDTFIDASVDIGPTPLGFGIAVKLSISLPGVERSLAQKIIDEAHKVCPYSNATRGNIPVELILL from the coding sequence ATGCTTACCAAACTAGATAAAGTTGTTTATACCGCTCATGCTCACACCACCGGGGGTAGAGACGGTCACTCACGCACAGATGATGGGCATGTAGATGTAGTGCTTACGCCACCCAAGGAAATGGGTGGCTCTGGTACTGGCACCAACCCAGAGCAACTATTTGCTGTTGGCTATTCTGCATGCTTTCTTGGCGCAATGCGGTTTGTGGCGGGCCCGATGGAAGTGAATGTACCTAGCGATACCTTCATCGACGCGAGTGTTGATATTGGGCCAACTCCTTTAGGCTTTGGAATTGCTGTGAAATTAAGCATCTCTTTGCCTGGGGTTGAAAGAAGTCTCGCACAGAAAATCATTGATGAGGCCCATAAGGTTTGTCCTTATTCAAATGCCACCAGGGGGAATATTCCTGTTGAGCTTATTTTGCTTTGA
- a CDS encoding Crp/Fnr family transcriptional regulator — MHTKGRTAIHSDSSAPCSTCAQRTRCVINKISTKEVGILSSSYISRKSLQEGQYVYRRDGLFTNAYSLRFGAVKSELVFRDGIPQVTHFSVPGEVLGLDGLSSGKYQLDAICLGSVEVCSIPIADVKAMIQSYPEFMSELANALSDLLNISYAHNYDLMNLSSLERVADFLINYSNRLSTVGYDRDHFILPMSRPDLANYLGITVETLSRSLSHLEKINVIKSKNREITFISRSPIFEMPNSITLRERHELTKSGAHSYPPIKERRKP, encoded by the coding sequence ATGCATACCAAGGGTCGTACAGCAATACACTCAGACTCTAGCGCGCCATGTTCAACTTGTGCGCAACGCACTAGATGTGTCATTAATAAGATATCCACAAAAGAAGTAGGGATTCTTTCATCTTCTTATATATCTCGAAAATCACTTCAGGAGGGGCAGTACGTTTATAGAAGAGATGGTTTATTTACAAATGCCTATTCACTAAGGTTTGGCGCTGTGAAAAGTGAACTAGTTTTTCGTGATGGAATACCTCAGGTAACTCATTTTTCAGTGCCCGGTGAAGTGCTTGGATTAGATGGCCTTAGTAGCGGAAAATATCAGCTAGATGCGATCTGTTTGGGCTCCGTGGAGGTTTGTTCTATTCCCATAGCAGACGTCAAGGCTATGATCCAAAGCTATCCAGAGTTTATGAGTGAGCTGGCAAATGCACTTAGTGACTTGCTCAATATTTCATATGCTCACAATTACGATTTAATGAACTTGAGTTCATTGGAGAGGGTTGCCGACTTTCTAATTAATTACTCCAACAGGTTGAGCACGGTTGGGTATGATCGCGATCACTTTATATTGCCCATGTCACGACCTGACTTGGCTAATTATTTGGGTATTACTGTTGAAACCTTAAGCAGATCTCTATCGCATTTAGAGAAAATAAATGTCATTAAATCCAAAAATCGCGAAATTACGTTTATATCTAGATCGCCAATCTTTGAAATGCCAAACTCAATAACACTAAGAGAGCGCCATGAGCTGACAAAAAGTGGAGCTCATTCATATCCCCCCATAAAAGAGAGAAGAAAGCCATGA
- a CDS encoding AAA family ATPase encodes MGCNLSPSAPRLIVFAGHSGTGKSTLAKKALPLIIEKTGEAFFLLDKDTVFGAYSAHVMELTTNNPNDRDSPYFLKNLRDWEYSGIVDIARENLMLGVNIILDAPFSSEIKSGKMFSPAALGIPTNTIIRLAWIDLIENEAKRRIENRANARDEWKLAHWEQYRVRRTEPPENPSLFRFDNLNFDTKKFERLVDCLTN; translated from the coding sequence ATGGGCTGCAATTTATCTCCATCAGCGCCGCGCCTAATTGTTTTTGCTGGTCATTCAGGTACGGGCAAGTCTACTTTAGCCAAAAAAGCCTTACCCTTAATTATTGAGAAAACGGGCGAAGCTTTTTTCCTCCTCGACAAAGATACTGTTTTTGGAGCTTATAGCGCTCATGTCATGGAATTAACAACCAATAATCCAAATGATCGAGATAGCCCTTATTTTCTGAAGAACTTACGAGACTGGGAATACTCTGGAATTGTCGATATTGCTCGAGAAAATCTTATGCTTGGAGTCAACATCATCTTAGATGCTCCATTTTCATCCGAAATCAAAAGCGGCAAAATGTTTAGTCCAGCTGCTTTAGGTATACCAACGAACACAATTATTCGTTTAGCATGGATAGACCTGATTGAGAATGAAGCAAAACGCAGAATAGAAAATCGCGCTAATGCACGTGATGAATGGAAACTTGCTCATTGGGAGCAATATAGGGTACGTAGAACCGAGCCCCCAGAAAATCCGTCTCTATTTAGATTTGACAATCTAAATTTTGATACCAAGAAATTTGAACGACTGGTTGACTGCCTTACAAACTAA
- a CDS encoding DUF2789 domain-containing protein, whose translation MESPNHPLKELFNQLGLASDSNSINEFIKTHSPLGNGILLSNAPFWKPSQAAFLRDECSKNADWAETVDLLNSLLR comes from the coding sequence ATGGAATCGCCAAACCATCCTCTTAAAGAATTATTTAATCAACTAGGATTAGCTTCTGATTCAAACTCAATTAACGAATTTATTAAAACTCACTCTCCTCTGGGTAATGGGATTTTGCTATCTAATGCACCCTTCTGGAAACCAAGTCAAGCTGCTTTTCTACGTGATGAATGCTCGAAAAATGCTGACTGGGCTGAGACGGTAGATCTTTTAAATAGCCTACTGAGATAA
- a CDS encoding carboxypeptidase regulatory-like domain-containing protein: MKLVKFVACILVALCSSTPYAQIPKAQYSDEIPYISGGIGSGESEAIEGQAKQWPLMLQFSQIDAKGWGSWISGVKVRILSNQKNEIFSCTCEGPLLLIDLKSGEYMVEASYSGVSQQKTLLVKKGQPEKVSIYWK, translated from the coding sequence ATGAAGCTAGTAAAGTTTGTAGCATGCATATTGGTAGCGCTCTGCAGTAGCACACCATATGCGCAAATTCCTAAAGCGCAATATTCAGATGAGATCCCCTATATATCCGGAGGGATAGGTAGTGGTGAGTCTGAAGCAATTGAAGGGCAAGCAAAGCAGTGGCCCCTTATGCTGCAATTTTCACAAATCGATGCAAAGGGATGGGGAAGTTGGATTTCAGGGGTCAAGGTACGAATTTTGAGTAACCAAAAAAACGAAATCTTCTCTTGCACGTGTGAAGGGCCGCTTTTATTGATCGACCTCAAATCTGGAGAGTACATGGTAGAGGCTTCATATAGCGGGGTATCTCAACAAAAGACTCTATTGGTTAAGAAGGGGCAGCCTGAAAAAGTATCCATTTACTGGAAATAG